The Treponema succinifaciens DSM 2489 region AAAAAAGGAACATTGCCAAAAAACTCTGTGGAAATTTCAATGTCAGATTTCTTAGGCAAAGCAAAAACAATTCCTTTTGCGCTAAAAGCTTTGCAGCAAATCAACGCCCCCTGAACAACTTCCGAAGTAAATTTCTTTGCAATGAAACTGTCTGTAAATCGGCTTGGATCTTCATCAAACATTCTGACGATTACAAAACGCTCTTTTACAAGATTTCCACGAGTTATCTGGGCGCAAAGTGATTCCGTTTTTTTTCTGAATGTGTTTACAATTCCCTTCACCTTAAATTCTTCAAGCAAAGTTTCTGTGTTCAAAAAATTCCAGTCAACAGAAGGAAGCTTTTTTCCAAGATACGAAAACGCACCGTCTGTAGAGATTTCCGCCGCATTTCCCAAAGTTCCATTAGGAAGCGTACATTTAAAAATCGAAAGTATTTTTCCTGGAACGGAAGAATGAATGTTCGCACCATCCGCAAAATTTTTTGGAGAAGCGATTATCTGACCTTCCCTCACAATATCGCCAGGCTGAAATCCGCAGGAATACTCCGCCTCGCACGACTGCCTAAATGGAATTACAACTTTCCTCGGCAAAAAAGCTCTTACAGAATCCTGAAACATCGGATGTCCAGGCAAAACAAAATTATTCACAGTCTTCATTTATCTTTTTTTCCCAAAGCTGACCGAAAAACAGCCAGCAAACTTTTTCAAAAAATCTGTTTACAAACTTCTGCGCCTGTTCGATTTTGCCACATACAAAAGCAAAAGAAAAACCGGCACAAAAAGACATGACAAAATCAAGCTTGCGCTGAATCCATCAGGCCGTCTGGAAATATTTTCCCTTGAACTGTAAGCAACGCTCGTATTTTCTCCTTGTTTCAACATCAG contains the following coding sequences:
- a CDS encoding Soluble ligand-binding domain-containing protein; its protein translation is MKTVNNFVLPGHPMFQDSVRAFLPRKVVIPFRQSCEAEYSCGFQPGDIVREGQIIASPKNFADGANIHSSVPGKILSIFKCTLPNGTLGNAAEISTDGAFSYLGKKLPSVDWNFLNTETLLEEFKVKGIVNTFRKKTESLCAQITRGNLVKERFVIVRMFDEDPSRFTDSFIAKKFTSEVVQGALICCKAFSAKGIVFALPKKSDIEISTEFFGNVPFLFVNADTEKYPCGFMQNLLRTIRNASKNSEFSKVNSKCLFLDPETALSVFEAVVKGIPVIERYVHVHGSCLKSVGMFKARIGASIKSLVEQCGGFKISPSKIVVNGMITGMVASTLDIPITKSIKSLEFVPATELCVQDEKNCIRCGKCRNVCPEGLSPDLLYKHLVENYHLPKELCATSLLCSHCSVCNSVCPSRLPLSQTIALL